ggcacggctctcaatgaaatcaatgggaaccgtgcctgcagttacaagctccggccactacatgggaggttggcacgaaggcttccactccaaatacacagaggttggagcagaagccgatcaactattgatgatctatcctgtatagtatttccctagaaaacccataaatatttccATCCATGGAATATGCCATAACAGATGAGAACCACATCTACCTTTAGAATAGCCCCCCAAAACTTCCATTCTTCCTGTATGCAGTGCTTGGGGTTGATCCGGATTACAGAAGCAGCTAAGCAAGGCTGTCTGTAGtcctagagaacccctttaagtgcccccTAGTGGTAGTGAATTTCATAGTTTAACTCAGCAGATGTGCAGTGCTGGGAATTTGGATGTTTgtgcaaaagaaaaaagtgattgctgtctgtaaggctgggttcacacacgccggaatcccggcagaaatctcgcagtttgaccGCTGCTTCAAAAGCTACGGCACTTAGCAGCTTTTCCATAGAGGAGAGAGCGTCCGCAgctgaataaaaacaaaaatggacatgctgcagccggcaaGTCCGCGCTGCAGCACTGGCCTCTGCtggctttgctgcgacggattcgccgtcccgtatggacaagatttctgagaaatctagtccacatggctggctaatcccaggattagcagccgcaggcggatttccCGCTGCGAAATGCCAGGCAGAATtcgtggcaaatccaccctgtgtgaacccagccttaatggaaACCTTTTTGATTACAGCCAGAGACTGAAAATTGTACACCTGCCTCTGTAGGACATCAGGACAGGTTCGTTTGTTTTTAATATACATTTGACTGTAATGAGGAATGTTTcaccgacagcaagcagaggtcttgtaaATGATGAATTGAAACaaaaagtatattacaaatttGCGCATCCTGAGAATCTAAAATGTGAGCATGCCGGAGCTCTTATATAGCGTAACATTTACTTTTCCATTCTGGAATTGCAAGATCTAGACTTTCAAAAGAGTCATCATATTTTTTGGCGGGCAATTCCGGATCTGAGTCACGATATTCCTCTAAGTAAGGATGGGCCAGGCATTCCACTGCAGATAATCTCTTTTCCGGGTCCAAGTCCAACATCTTCTCCAGAAGATCAGTCTCTGTAGAAACATGAAGGACATAATTTACCATCTTCACAAGGTCCTAGAAAGTTGATATATCGTGTCATGTCTAGAATGGGTTCTGCAGGGGCGGAGCTTGGCACAGAAGAACTCAAGTCATACCCAGCCCCTCAGcaataacagggaacaatagttTGTATTCAACAGCAAAGCAAATGGAGAGAAGAGAGAGTTTAATGTACCTAATGCGCTCATTGTCGGGAAGAGCTCTTTAAAATTCTTTTTCTGTTTCACTGGGAGCAATTTTAGGTAGTTTTGAGCCTGTAGATAGAATCAGAGTAGGTTATTATTGTTATTGGTGCATTCTCATGAGTGTTGGTTCATTCCTATCCTTCATATGTGGACTGGTTTTAGGGGGTGGTGAACTGGGCAATCGTCCAGGGCCCCTATAGCCTAGGGAGGGCCCAAGGACAGCAGCCACAGAGGCAGCCCGAGGGTCGAGCATGCAAATCTTCACTGCCCTGGACCACCAGGGACTTTACTATTAAACCTTTCACCATATAGGCATtatatggtggcattattagGGCACTGTAAGGCATTATTGTTATAATAATataacactgaatggccactttcttaGAGCTGCTGGCCCTGtcatgattggagctttcctgtataGAAATTAGACATATGACccaagagtgcagcataaaattacgtgacaagttttccattgaTCAGTTTCTGTGTGAATTCactttagatgggaaaatccaacgaTCGGAGTGACTTCAAActaggcctggtcatcggtgctaaacTAGCCGGGCCAacattgtggggttttctcatgtaacagtgaggagagtataccgagaatagtGCGATCTAGGAAAAGCATCcaacgaaaggggatcctgtggacggaaacaacttggCACTaaaaggggtcacaggaggatgtcaagaattgttctgatgtgCAGACAATGCACAGTCCAGagtagctgaatacaacgctggtgctccaattcacatgtctgaatgcacaacttgcAGTTCCTGAGCACAGATGGGCTAAAACAATAGATGACCAATTCCAGCGCCATGAAGAAAAACAGAAAAGTGGgactccagtggacaaaagagcacaaaaatgtaTCATGGAACAGTGGTAAAACATCACCTGctcagataaatccagatttctgttgcaccacattgatgggagggtcagaagtTTGTGcaacagcatgaattgatgacccccttcctgtcagctggtcagaacttgtcagcaccgccatctaatttgCGGCAACTGCAAAACTTCCTGTCCACAATGGCCGATATTCTTGCAGAACTATTTCCACACCTAGTTGAATCtacgccatgatgaattgctacGGTTTTGAAGGCGAAAGGACTTTCAGCACACTACCAGGTAggggtctgtaataaagtggccattcagtgtatatggcaGTGATATATGAGCACTATAGGGGAGTATTATTTGTATATGTTATGGAGCTGTTATGGAAATGATGTGAAAACTCTCCACTTAcgtgtttgctttccattttgtTGATCAGAGAAGGTTTGGGACTTCCTATTACTTCAATAATTTTGTTCAACTCATCAAAATCTGTAGTCAACATTAAGGTTTTCTAGTCTGCAGCTTGTCATACTGGGTGCAATATTGTGGCCAAATGCAAACCTTGGCCGGGCAATCACAGCTTGTATAGGAAGAGATCCAGATGATGGGACGTATACCAGAAACGTGGAGATTCGCCTTGATGTTGTAAGGACTTCCAGCAGTACATATAGGCCCCAAGGAAGAAGAGGCTATAGGCGTATATACCTATATATCATCcttgctgcctgcagccaccattaGGGAGAGCTTACTGTATTACAAAGTTGTGTATGTCAATTCAGAAAGGATACAATCTCCTCCGGGGAACAGGACGCACCCAGTGATCATTTCAGCCAAAATGCATCCAACAGACCAAATATCCACTGTAAAGAGAAGAAGTGCCAAAAGCTCATGCTGCATGTTATAGGCTTCTTTCAGACTgccttaaccctctccaatccagtgtcggacctcTTCCGACAATGAGATTTCCCCGCATAGCTCCAATGTCGGGCGAGGTccaacacatgtttctaacactatgcaggacagagctctgtcctgcatactgtaatatacatatgcagaacagcctctaacatcggagagctgtcctgcatagtgttagaaacatataCTATAAACATTGTATGCTGTTATAGAATGCCTCTGTATGGCACTGTATTacagggatggatggatagatagatatcatagaAATTAATAGAGTCATCTTATATAAATGTGTTATCAATATACACATTTACAGGATTATTtccgttcaaaagtattttatttgcaTAGTTTCAGATATACAAGCATACCTTTGTCAATTGCGTAATAAATTGGAATGGTACGTACAGTAGTGGTAttgacatatgtaaataaattctTTTCACTTTTGAGAGTTCTGCTATGcgtctttttccttttttgggcagaagtatactgtctatatataaCTAAACTTATACTACAACTCAAACATAACTGACAGACAGGggaattcggggggggggggggggtagtgaggAGGGTAAGGTTGGGGGTGTTATGACCATTAAATCTTTGAACACAGTTTAAGGCGGCAGGGCGCAGCTCTGAGTCGCCCCATGCCCCACTAGGGCTTCCCGAGGGAGCTCCAGAGCCCTCTATAGGTGCCCCGTGGCCACCCAGGCCTTGAATCTTTCAGAAGCTCTGAAGGTAGACCACGCCTGCCAGGTATGATGGAATGTTACCTGGGAGTCGCTCTCCTCCGCTCCCATCTCGTCGAAACGCATGAGATCATTTACTTCTTCTACCCCTACAGGATTAtttcaaatgatcttcctgatgtgaaatACTCATAACATGTTTAATTTTACAAAAATtgttaataaaatcatcatgacagttcatttttatgtgtttctgttgagtgatTCAAAGGATTCCACAAcgtgctttcccacccaaaataaataacagCTGGGAGTTTGCGGGTGGCAGGTTATtctattggaaagggttaatacgggCACATGTCTGCATCCATGTTAGAAGTGCAATGCCTGGATTTCCCATGGTTCTAATGAAAAATGACTATAATCACCTGTTTGGTTATAATGCATCCAGTTGAGGATAACTTCTGGCGCCCTGTACCAGCGTGTCACCACGTATCCGGTCATCTCAGGTTCTGTCTGTCGTGCCATTCCAAAATCCAAAATCTGAAAGTATTATAAACAAGAATGTCTGTGGATGGGAGAAAAGCTGGTTCTCTAGATAGGGAATATAATTCAACACTTTCAGACTGTTATAGGGATACCTGCCATTAAAAATTTGAGTGTTACCCCGATTTTTGCTTATATCACAAAGCGACAATATGCACCCTCATATTAGACTTATTCCATCATAGGGCAGATAAATTTTGGGTACAAATCGAAAGCGAAAACAACACTCTTGAGACGAGGGGAGCGTTCTGGATGCCGGGAAGGGTCAAGTGGGAAAAAATAGAGGTCTCAACCCTCATGAACAcacttctggaggcagggcgggGAGCAATAGAGACGTCGGTCCCGGGACCCCTTACTCCATTGGTTGGTAACCCACAGCTTACAGCACAACCTGGGGTTTCTGCCACCGGGGGTTGAGCCCAGGGTGGGGGGAGTGGTGGACTCTGGGGGTCTGCGCGGCCTGGCGGACTTGGGGGGGACCTGGGAGGTACCCCGGTCTCATGGATGCAATATCTCCAGATACGCAGTTACttggaaaaaataaaacctgATTAGGGCTGGAACAGAGGCTTTACCCCCTTTGAGGAATTATGATTTGCTTCGGAGATACCCAGACATACAGTTTCACTGCTATACGACCATCTACTTAAAGAAAGACTCGACGACCACCTTCCCGGGTGGATAGGCGCATGGGAGGGGGCCCTGGGTCGGTCCTTCCCTGGGGAGCTCTGAAGTAAGGCATTTCAACTTACACACGAGATGTCCATAGCCAGTAAACTACAGGAGCTAAACGTCAAAATCCTGTCTCCGTAGTACATGACCCCGGAGAGACTACATGCCTTTTTCGCATCAACCCCGAACATTTGCTGGTGCTGTAGGGCAGACGAGGGCTCGATGCTTCACATATGGTGGGGATGTCCCATGGTCACCTCCATTTGGCAGGACATGAAGCGTCTATATGAGAAGGTGAGTAGAGAACATCTGGCCCTGACGCCTGAGTTGGCACTCTTGTCCATCCTGCCCGACGGCgccccctctttaaaaaaaggtttattgAAATTCTTCATTATGGCCACGAGACAGGTGATACCCAGGTTCTGGAAACAAGGAACGGAAATACCTAAAGGTGCATGTGTGGGAGCAATggacgaaatagagcgtatggagagaatgaggcttctagatgaccCGTCAGGCTATGACAAATTCTACcgcacctgggcgatatggatataTGACAGGGACCTGTGAGTAACTCgattaaatcacaatcgtaaacaGAAATGACAATCCTGAAATTTCCGTCCgaccctccccccaccccttcccgCGTCATAAATACCTATCCTCTCTTACCTCTCTCCATCTTACCCACCCCTCATCCCCATGTCCATATGCTTTACAAAATATCATAGACAAATATTTCATTTTTCAAGTTGAGATTTATTAAGTTTCACTGTCAAAGTTTATCTGTCATTGTTTTGAGATAACACAAATGTTTTTCCTCCCTGTTAAGTTTATACCATGAAACTAATAAAACtatattgaacaaaaaaaataaaaaaatttgagtgttaGTGCCCATTTGACAATTTAACGatgcatttccaggaggaataacacaaTACTGAGTCTTAAGAAGAGATGCTACAGAATTTATAAAACTAACAATATCGGGAGAGCAGAAAGGCCCCTCTTTTAATTGACCCACTATATAATCTGCTCCAAAGTCCAGTACATTTCAAGATAGTTTATGAAATTTGCCTACCTTGACCTCATAATTTTCACTTACTCCGAGATTGCTCGGCTTTAGGTCCTGCAATAGAACAAAGTTGGCTTTCAATACTGTAAAGAGTTCGTAAATAACTTACTTCTAGAGACACTTTAATGATGATGAAGTCTGGGAACACACACTTATTATTAAAACTTTAAGCCCCACCCTTCTATTAGTCCCACCTCTGCTTAACACAAGGTCTGAAGGATCGAAGCAAGATACAAGGAGTCAAAGACTATCAGGCAGAGAATCCCTATGTCATGCTCCACACCTAAATATGTGCACAAAGTCGTAATTTACTGCTATGAGAGGCC
Above is a window of Eleutherodactylus coqui strain aEleCoq1 chromosome 3, aEleCoq1.hap1, whole genome shotgun sequence DNA encoding:
- the LOC136621302 gene encoding mitogen-activated protein kinase 12-like, with the translated sequence MEPAPRKGFYYEEINNTKWEVPERYKELRAVGTGAYGTVCSANDTVTGERVAIKKLLRPFQSLLHAKRAYRELRLLKHMNHENVISLLNVFSPEESMSSFQNFYLVMPFIPLDLSRILKMQKLNSSTIVYLLYQILRGLQYIHSAGIVHRDLKPSNLGVSENYEVKILDFGMARQTEPEMTGYVVTRWYRAPEVILNWMHYNQTVDIWSVGCILAEMITGCVLFPGGDYFDELNKIIEVIGSPKPSLINKMESKHAQNYLKLLPVKQKKNFKELFPTMSALETDLLEKMLDLDPEKRLSAVECLAHPYLEEYRDSDPELPAKKYDDSFESLDLAIPEWKSLSHMEIMTFEPKKPSQQAT